The proteins below come from a single Phycisphaeraceae bacterium genomic window:
- a CDS encoding PAAR domain-containing protein gives MGTPAARVTDMTATGDPITGPGVATVMIGKMPASVMGDVVSGGVCVGAVVMGSATVLIGGRPATKLGSSVAGANPTSGVPVSTSVLTPCCPTVLIGG, from the coding sequence ATGGGAACCCCAGCTGCACGTGTGACTGACATGACCGCCACCGGCGACCCCATCACCGGACCAGGCGTGGCCACCGTCATGATCGGCAAAATGCCCGCCTCGGTCATGGGCGATGTCGTGTCCGGAGGTGTCTGCGTTGGTGCGGTAGTGATGGGAAGTGCGACGGTCCTGATCGGCGGCCGGCCTGCGACCAAACTCGGCTCGTCGGTTGCTGGTGCCAACCCCACCAGCGGCGTCCCCGTGTCCACCAGCGTCCTGACCCCGTGCTGCCCAACCGTCCTCATCGGGGGCTGA
- a CDS encoding POT family MFS transporter, translating to MTKYRSTPDQNLKGMPSGVPFIIGNELAERFSFYGMKGILVTFMTLHMLNAMGESANMTESEAKAWYHAFTGLAYTFPILGALVADVFWGKYKTILIISLMYCVGHACLAVMDYAPAMGMGMKPWLLAGMLFIAIGAGAIKSCVSAHVGDQFGSGNKRLLAIVFNWFYFSINVGAAVSNLLTPKLLEGIKIGTDTQTGEAIVFGGPWIAFGLPGVLMALATFVFWLGRNKFIHVPPAGWQKFKQETFSPEGIQALKSLAPLFVVFVMMFWAIFDQTGSAWVLQARQMDRNFLGVEWLEAQIQFVNPILILTGIPFFAYVVYPLMGKFFDPTPLRKIGIGFVLAALAFAISAWIESQIQSGKTPNIGWQFVAYLVLTAAEILVSIVCLEFAYTQSPPKMKSFVMGIYFLGVAVGNYFAMGVNWVLESTKNAEGQTLLEGANYYWFFAAMMMITFFAYLVFAKYFYKGRVYIQGEATITARAEAEAPDAR from the coding sequence ATGACCAAGTATCGCTCCACCCCGGACCAGAACCTCAAAGGCATGCCATCGGGTGTGCCATTCATCATCGGCAACGAACTGGCCGAGCGATTTTCGTTCTATGGGATGAAGGGGATACTTGTCACCTTTATGACTCTGCACATGCTCAACGCAATGGGCGAATCTGCGAACATGACTGAGTCTGAAGCCAAAGCCTGGTACCACGCATTCACCGGGCTTGCGTATACGTTTCCGATTCTGGGGGCACTTGTTGCGGACGTGTTCTGGGGAAAGTACAAGACAATCTTGATCATCAGTTTGATGTATTGCGTCGGTCATGCGTGTCTGGCGGTGATGGACTATGCCCCGGCAATGGGAATGGGCATGAAGCCGTGGCTGCTCGCAGGCATGCTCTTTATCGCGATCGGAGCAGGCGCAATCAAGTCGTGTGTGTCGGCGCATGTCGGCGACCAGTTTGGATCTGGCAACAAGCGTCTGCTTGCGATCGTCTTCAACTGGTTCTACTTCTCGATCAATGTCGGCGCAGCGGTCTCCAACCTGCTGACCCCAAAGCTCCTTGAAGGAATCAAGATCGGCACGGACACTCAAACCGGCGAGGCGATCGTCTTTGGAGGGCCATGGATCGCCTTTGGATTGCCTGGAGTTCTCATGGCACTCGCAACGTTCGTGTTCTGGCTTGGACGCAACAAGTTCATTCATGTGCCACCCGCAGGTTGGCAAAAATTCAAGCAGGAAACCTTCAGCCCAGAAGGGATTCAGGCGCTCAAGTCTCTGGCGCCCTTGTTTGTCGTATTCGTGATGATGTTCTGGGCGATTTTCGACCAGACTGGCTCCGCTTGGGTGCTGCAAGCGCGACAGATGGACAGAAACTTTCTCGGGGTCGAGTGGCTCGAAGCTCAGATTCAGTTCGTCAACCCCATACTCATTCTGACCGGCATTCCGTTCTTCGCCTATGTTGTGTATCCGCTGATGGGAAAGTTTTTTGACCCAACCCCACTACGCAAGATCGGAATCGGGTTCGTGCTCGCTGCACTCGCATTCGCAATCAGCGCCTGGATCGAATCACAGATTCAGTCGGGCAAGACACCGAACATCGGATGGCAGTTTGTGGCATACCTTGTGCTGACGGCGGCAGAAATTCTCGTGTCGATCGTCTGCCTGGAGTTCGCATACACACAAAGTCCTCCCAAGATGAAAAGCTTCGTCATGGGCATATATTTTCTCGGCGTCGCGGTGGGAAACTACTTCGCAATGGGAGTCAACTGGGTACTTGAGAGCACCAAAAACGCCGAGGGACAGACGCTGCTTGAAGGCGCAAACTACTACTGGTTCTTCGCAGCGATGATGATGATCACCTTTTTCGCCTATCTTGTCTTCGCCAAGTATTTCTACAAAGGCCGCGTCTACATCCAGGGCGAGGCAACCATCACCGCACGCGCCGAAGCCGAAGCACCCGACGCCCGATAG
- a CDS encoding zinc ribbon domain-containing protein has product MDDGTGMAAGQDAGQAQAEVVAFLRGRSVGCPRCGYDLRDAKAAVCPECGEKLVLKIGSPRAMFGWLVLAMAPGCFSGVAAVFVLIPVGATLWQQRSSQTLPWPVLGADVFGFFSAAMVVVMYRHRQRIMAWTTRRQALFAIGIWGIHVMALGLFALAMWLWQ; this is encoded by the coding sequence TTGGACGACGGCACAGGCATGGCGGCGGGGCAGGATGCGGGGCAAGCGCAGGCTGAGGTGGTTGCGTTTCTGCGCGGGCGATCGGTCGGGTGTCCGCGCTGCGGCTATGACCTGCGCGATGCCAAGGCCGCAGTGTGTCCAGAGTGCGGCGAGAAACTGGTGCTCAAGATCGGTTCTCCGCGAGCCATGTTTGGATGGCTGGTGCTGGCGATGGCGCCGGGGTGTTTCTCGGGGGTTGCGGCGGTGTTTGTGCTGATTCCGGTTGGCGCGACTCTGTGGCAGCAGCGGTCGTCGCAGACGCTGCCGTGGCCGGTGTTGGGTGCCGATGTGTTCGGGTTTTTCAGTGCGGCGATGGTGGTCGTGATGTATCGGCATCGCCAGCGGATCATGGCGTGGACGACGCGGCGGCAGGCGCTGTTTGCGATCGGGATCTGGGGGATTCATGTCATGGCGCTGGGGCTGTTTGCTCTGGCCATGTGGTTGTGGCAGTAA
- a CDS encoding sugar ABC transporter permease, with amino-acid sequence MARVNEHNVPAYGFLTLPVIVLTTFVLLPTVAGLLLGFFQWSGGALWTSETGWQLPTWVGLANFRRLMVDPNISAGIFNTIVFVAATVPVSVLIAFVIAVLLDAPWFRGRTLVRTMIFMPTIVSIVAIGFVWRWVLNDEAGLLNWALSGLGISATPRWLIDGYWPLFWIVVVQIWRSIGFCAVLYLASLQSVPRSLYEAAALDGASRFEVVRSITWPMVGPMTTFLLVTGVIGALQVFDLVFIMTGRSETPYTTVLNLEIYRQFTYGAYGYAAAIGVLIFAMTLLATAGQLAWFGRRRGTR; translated from the coding sequence GTGGCTCGCGTCAACGAACACAACGTGCCCGCTTACGGGTTTCTCACACTTCCCGTGATTGTGCTGACCACGTTTGTGCTTTTGCCGACTGTTGCGGGGTTGCTGCTCGGGTTTTTTCAGTGGAGCGGCGGGGCATTGTGGACCAGTGAGACCGGCTGGCAACTGCCGACATGGGTGGGGCTTGCCAACTTCCGCCGACTGATGGTCGATCCCAACATCTCTGCCGGCATCTTCAACACGATTGTCTTCGTCGCTGCGACGGTTCCTGTGTCGGTGTTGATCGCGTTTGTCATTGCGGTGTTGCTCGATGCGCCGTGGTTTCGAGGCCGCACCCTTGTGCGCACAATGATCTTCATGCCCACGATTGTCTCGATTGTTGCGATCGGATTCGTGTGGCGGTGGGTGCTCAACGACGAAGCGGGGCTTCTCAACTGGGCGCTGAGTGGGTTGGGAATTTCGGCGACGCCGCGATGGCTTATCGATGGGTACTGGCCGTTGTTCTGGATCGTGGTTGTGCAGATCTGGCGCAGCATCGGGTTCTGCGCGGTGCTCTATCTCGCGTCGCTCCAGAGTGTCCCGCGAAGCCTGTACGAAGCCGCTGCTCTCGACGGTGCATCTCGCTTCGAAGTCGTGCGCAGCATCACATGGCCGATGGTTGGTCCGATGACCACTTTTCTGCTGGTCACTGGCGTCATCGGCGCGCTTCAGGTCTTCGACCTCGTGTTCATCATGACCGGGCGATCAGAAACTCCCTACACCACCGTTCTGAATCTCGAAATCTACCGACAGTTCACGTATGGCGCGTATGGGTATGCAGCCGCCATCGGAGTGTTGATCTTTGCCATGACGCTCCTGGCGACAGCTGGGCAACTGGCGTGGTTCGGCCGCAGAAGGGGGACACGCTGA
- a CDS encoding GNAT family N-acetyltransferase, translated as MSLELRPAAATDLPFVLALTRDLAAVEGRPEAVTASEADLARLLFGPRPMGRCFVLVERDGRGAERVGHAWVSAVVSTFAGTARLYIDDIVIASEFRGRGFGRAAMALLAGLAVREGFMGMEWSAVEANEGALRFYDRLGAQRTSGTVRYRLDETATRRCAASAISPR; from the coding sequence ATGAGCCTTGAACTGCGTCCTGCTGCTGCGACAGATTTGCCATTCGTGCTGGCGCTGACGCGCGATCTGGCTGCGGTCGAGGGGCGGCCCGAGGCGGTGACAGCGAGCGAGGCGGATCTGGCGCGGTTGCTCTTCGGGCCCAGGCCGATGGGGCGGTGCTTTGTGCTCGTGGAGCGCGATGGGCGCGGGGCTGAGCGCGTCGGGCATGCGTGGGTGAGCGCGGTCGTGTCCACATTTGCGGGCACCGCCCGGCTCTATATCGACGACATTGTCATCGCGTCCGAGTTTCGCGGTCGCGGCTTTGGACGGGCAGCGATGGCGCTGCTGGCGGGGCTGGCTGTCCGCGAGGGATTCATGGGCATGGAGTGGTCGGCGGTCGAGGCCAACGAGGGGGCGCTGCGGTTCTATGACCGCCTCGGGGCGCAGCGCACGAGCGGTACGGTGCGCTACAGGCTCGACGAAACGGCGACCAGGCGGTGCGCGGCCAGCGCGATCAGCCCCCGATGA